A window of the Anaerolineae bacterium genome harbors these coding sequences:
- a CDS encoding (2Fe-2S) ferredoxin domain-containing protein, which yields MPDSHQPPRVIVCTGVNCNAAGCGERIYHHLEALLAQADPLHPPFLLRTANCLDMCAVGPNMVIYPGNRRFNSLDEATAEVIVRRESAPDAAGTES from the coding sequence ATGCCTGACTCCCACCAGCCTCCGCGCGTGATTGTCTGCACCGGCGTCAACTGCAACGCCGCCGGTTGTGGGGAGCGTATCTACCACCACCTGGAAGCGCTACTGGCGCAGGCCGATCCGCTTCATCCGCCATTCCTGTTGCGCACAGCCAATTGCCTGGATATGTGCGCTGTGGGGCCGAACATGGTCATCTACCCCGGCAACCGCCGCTTTAACAGCCTGGACGAGGCAACGGCGGAAGTGATCGTCCGCCGGGAGAGCGCGCCGGATGCTGCCGGGACGGAGTCGTAG
- the nuoI gene encoding NADH-quinone oxidoreductase subunit NuoI: MNVIRGFATTLKHLFKEPVTYQYPEVERPFAERYKGRHALKRYENGLEKCIGCALCAAACPADAIWVEAAENTDEERYSPGERYAKTYEINMLRCIFCGYCEDACPTEAIVLEHEHRLSFTNRRDAIYTRAELLDPPPPGVPGTPQKVTPGSFDRAIPDMRDPD; this comes from the coding sequence GTGAACGTCATCCGTGGCTTTGCAACGACACTCAAGCATCTTTTCAAGGAGCCGGTGACCTACCAGTATCCGGAAGTGGAGCGGCCCTTTGCCGAGCGCTACAAGGGACGCCACGCCCTCAAACGTTACGAAAATGGGCTGGAAAAGTGTATCGGTTGTGCCCTGTGCGCAGCGGCCTGCCCGGCGGACGCCATCTGGGTGGAAGCAGCGGAAAACACCGATGAAGAACGCTACAGTCCCGGCGAGCGGTATGCCAAGACTTACGAGATCAACATGCTGCGCTGCATCTTCTGTGGCTACTGCGAGGATGCCTGCCCGACCGAGGCCATCGTGCTGGAACACGAGCATCGCCTGAGCTTCACCAATCGCCGCGACGCCATCTACACCAGGGCCGAATTGCTGGATCCGCCGCCCCCGGGTGTGCCGGGCACGCCGCAGAAAGTTACGCCGGGCAGTTTTGACCGCGCCATTCCCGATATGCGCGATCCCGATTAG
- a CDS encoding NADH-quinone oxidoreductase subunit L, whose protein sequence is MENFPQLVPLVVFVPLIGLLINLFLGKYLGERGVSIVAVGAAAIAFAVAILLWMALAANGYEAAVVEIRPLANWITIPGAALDIKWQFRVDTLSVTMMLVVAGIGSLIHLYATGYMHGDPLFPRFFVYLNLFLVFMMILVTGNNFLVMFVGWEGVGLCSYLLISFWWDKRQPDRKFGTVGWKNSLAGRKAMIVNRIGDFGLLLAIFLIFWTFGTLDYYKPGEVPILPAHGEAATHGEAAHSEAEATHGEGEAGMPAAAEGLPLAATMGVFNQAELMLQQGAEVHFGPFTLPISTVITLATLLMLLGVTGKSAQIPLFVWLPDAMAGPTPVSALIHAATMVTAGVYLIVRSNVLFHAAPVSSAVVALVGTFTALVGGFIALGQWDIKRVLAYSTVSQLGFMVAAAGLGAYGAAMFHLVTHAFFKALLFLGSGAVIHAMEHGHHHAHEVAHEYGGHHSDDLPDLPFDPQDMRFMGGLKERMPRTYRAYLIGMLALAGIFPFAGFWSKDEILLDALKVGFLNGRLEGYIAFGLLLVSALFTAFYMGRQVYMIFHGEPRTEAAKYAGERGGGMNVMVNVLIVLAIGSTLIGLINVPTGFWVVDRIVPNHVFTDFLAHTVVYAHAGSANMLLAFIAVFGALAMIYLARILYRKQAVVQGTRDPLEVNPQTAGIFTLANARLYWDETYDRYLEQPFNRAAAWLGDRLDWAFLHDFVHDVLIRNAYNALGRVLATPVDLGLIDGAVNGLGRLVRRAGGAVRRLQTGYVRVYALSVLLGALLIVVLLVAPLLQQALGG, encoded by the coding sequence ATGGAAAACTTCCCACAACTCGTCCCGCTGGTGGTTTTTGTGCCGCTGATCGGCCTGCTGATCAACCTCTTCCTGGGCAAGTACCTGGGCGAGCGGGGGGTCAGCATTGTCGCGGTAGGCGCGGCGGCGATCGCTTTTGCGGTCGCCATCCTGCTGTGGATGGCCCTGGCCGCCAACGGCTATGAGGCGGCAGTGGTCGAGATTCGCCCGCTGGCCAACTGGATCACCATTCCGGGGGCGGCGCTGGACATCAAGTGGCAGTTCCGCGTGGATACACTCAGCGTGACGATGATGCTGGTGGTAGCTGGCATCGGCTCCCTGATCCACCTGTACGCTACCGGCTATATGCACGGCGACCCGCTCTTCCCCCGCTTTTTCGTCTACCTCAATCTTTTCCTCGTCTTCATGATGATCCTGGTCACCGGCAACAACTTCCTGGTTATGTTTGTCGGCTGGGAGGGCGTGGGCCTGTGTTCCTACCTGCTGATCAGCTTCTGGTGGGATAAGCGCCAGCCAGACAGGAAGTTCGGGACGGTGGGCTGGAAGAATTCGCTGGCCGGGCGCAAGGCCATGATCGTCAACCGGATCGGGGACTTTGGCCTGCTGCTGGCTATTTTCCTGATCTTCTGGACCTTCGGTACGCTGGATTACTACAAACCGGGTGAAGTGCCCATCCTGCCCGCGCACGGCGAGGCGGCAACCCATGGCGAGGCGGCCCACAGCGAGGCAGAAGCCACTCACGGCGAGGGCGAAGCGGGGATGCCCGCCGCCGCTGAGGGCCTGCCGCTTGCGGCAACGATGGGCGTCTTCAACCAGGCGGAGCTGATGCTTCAGCAGGGCGCGGAAGTGCACTTCGGGCCGTTCACACTGCCGATCAGCACGGTGATCACGCTGGCAACGTTGCTCATGCTGCTGGGCGTGACCGGCAAGAGCGCCCAGATTCCGCTGTTTGTGTGGCTGCCGGACGCGATGGCTGGCCCAACGCCAGTCAGCGCCCTCATTCATGCCGCCACGATGGTCACGGCGGGCGTCTACCTGATCGTGCGCAGCAATGTGTTGTTTCACGCCGCGCCGGTCAGCAGCGCGGTGGTGGCCCTGGTGGGCACTTTCACCGCCCTGGTTGGCGGTTTCATCGCCCTGGGGCAGTGGGACATCAAGCGCGTGCTGGCCTATAGCACGGTCAGCCAGCTTGGCTTCATGGTGGCGGCGGCAGGGCTGGGCGCTTACGGGGCGGCCATGTTCCACCTGGTGACTCATGCCTTCTTCAAGGCGCTGCTCTTCCTGGGTTCCGGCGCGGTGATCCACGCTATGGAACACGGCCACCATCACGCCCATGAGGTGGCCCATGAGTATGGTGGCCATCACAGCGACGACCTGCCCGACCTGCCCTTTGACCCGCAGGACATGCGCTTTATGGGCGGGCTGAAGGAGCGCATGCCGCGCACCTACCGCGCTTACCTGATCGGCATGCTGGCCCTGGCAGGCATCTTCCCCTTCGCCGGGTTCTGGTCCAAGGATGAGATTCTCCTTGACGCGCTGAAGGTTGGCTTCCTGAACGGACGGCTGGAGGGTTACATCGCCTTTGGCCTGTTGCTGGTTTCGGCGCTCTTTACGGCCTTTTACATGGGCCGCCAGGTGTACATGATCTTTCACGGGGAACCGCGCACGGAGGCCGCGAAATACGCCGGGGAGCGCGGCGGCGGCATGAACGTGATGGTCAACGTCCTGATCGTGCTGGCCATCGGCTCAACCCTGATCGGCCTGATCAATGTCCCGACGGGCTTCTGGGTGGTTGACCGGATCGTCCCCAATCATGTTTTCACCGATTTTCTGGCGCACACGGTGGTCTACGCTCATGCGGGGTCGGCCAACATGCTGCTGGCATTCATCGCCGTGTTCGGCGCGCTGGCCATGATCTACCTGGCGCGCATCCTCTATCGCAAGCAGGCGGTGGTACAGGGGACCCGCGATCCGCTGGAGGTCAACCCGCAAACGGCGGGCATCTTCACCCTGGCCAACGCCCGGCTGTACTGGGACGAGACTTACGACCGCTACCTGGAGCAGCCATTCAACCGGGCGGCGGCCTGGCTGGGCGACCGGCTGGACTGGGCCTTTTTGCATGACTTCGTGCACGACGTGCTGATCCGCAACGCCTACAACGCGCTGGGCCGGGTGCTGGCCACGCCAGTCGACCTGGGCCTGATCGATGGGGCGGTCAACGGGCTGGGGCGGCTGGTGCGCCGGGCCGGTGGCGCAGTGCGCCGCCTGCAGACCGGTTATGTGCGCGTGTACGCGCTGAGCGTGTTGCTGGGCGCGTTGCTGATTGTTGTCCTGCTGGTGGCGCCACTGCTACAGCAGGCGCTGGGCGGATAG
- a CDS encoding GNAT family N-acetyltransferase, translated as MAITVTLTHDSNALAALREAWEALSERCPTQSIYMTWDWVTIWWKFYGQGAELWLLQARAEDGRLIGLAPLMLVVHRPVSLLRWRQLQFIGASSPFDHLDFLIESGAESLVLPLFLERLQAEQHRWDVLLLSALPEQSSTLSLLRQSSLPWEAGEPQCCPAIALPGDWETYHSALSKRKRKNIRHTHNVLDSAFPGRWGWERVENPAELEPTMSTMIRLHQAKWAALGKPGGFADATTVAFHQAISRRLLEQGWLWLYRLCIDGRPAAIEYAYAYRDRVYAFASGVDFSLAEYSPGQVLMEAMIGEAIRAGMRYYDFLRGDEAYKFFWEAQCCYDHSLCWYASPAAQQQRRLLALGRSVWHRGKRLLPADLRRRLRRLGASPPATAGVADIE; from the coding sequence ATGGCGATAACGGTGACGCTGACACATGACAGCAATGCCCTGGCGGCGTTGCGTGAAGCGTGGGAGGCGCTGAGTGAGCGCTGCCCCACCCAGAGCATCTACATGACCTGGGACTGGGTCACCATCTGGTGGAAATTCTATGGCCAGGGTGCCGAACTATGGCTGCTTCAGGCGCGGGCAGAAGATGGGCGATTGATCGGCCTGGCGCCACTCATGCTGGTTGTTCACCGGCCAGTCTCACTGCTGCGCTGGCGGCAGTTACAGTTCATCGGTGCATCATCGCCATTCGATCACCTCGACTTTCTGATCGAATCCGGCGCTGAGTCACTTGTGCTACCGTTGTTCCTGGAGCGTTTGCAGGCCGAACAGCATCGCTGGGATGTATTGCTGCTCTCCGCCTTACCAGAACAATCGTCGACATTGTCCCTGCTACGCCAGAGTAGCCTCCCTTGGGAAGCGGGGGAACCGCAGTGCTGCCCGGCTATCGCCCTGCCCGGCGATTGGGAGACTTACCACAGCGCCCTCAGCAAGCGCAAGCGCAAGAACATTCGCCACACGCATAATGTCCTGGATAGCGCCTTTCCGGGTCGCTGGGGCTGGGAACGTGTAGAGAACCCGGCTGAGCTGGAGCCGACCATGTCAACCATGATCCGGCTGCACCAGGCCAAATGGGCCGCGCTCGGTAAGCCGGGTGGTTTCGCCGACGCCACCACAGTCGCCTTTCATCAGGCCATCAGCCGCCGCCTTCTGGAGCAGGGCTGGCTGTGGCTGTACCGTCTGTGCATTGATGGCCGGCCGGCGGCTATTGAGTATGCCTACGCTTACCGCGACCGGGTGTATGCCTTTGCTTCCGGTGTGGATTTCAGCCTGGCGGAATACAGCCCCGGCCAGGTTCTAATGGAAGCCATGATTGGGGAGGCTATCCGTGCCGGGATGCGGTACTATGATTTCCTGCGCGGAGACGAAGCATACAAGTTCTTCTGGGAGGCGCAGTGCTGTTATGATCATAGCCTGTGCTGGTATGCCAGCCCGGCTGCACAACAACAGCGCCGCCTGCTGGCATTGGGTCGGTCTGTCTGGCACCGGGGGAAGCGCCTGCTGCCCGCCGACCTGCGCCGTCGTCTGCGTCGCCTGGGAGCATCTCCCCCTGCTACTGCTGGAGTAGCCGACATCGAGTAA
- the nuoK gene encoding NADH-quinone oxidoreductase subunit NuoK → MEPIIFVPTDLYLMLSAVLFVMGTLGVLIRRNAIVIFMSVELMLNAGNLAMVALARQWGQVDGQVFVFFVMTVAAAEVAVGLALIVSIFRTRKSINIDDLHNLKG, encoded by the coding sequence ATGGAACCAATCATCTTTGTCCCGACTGACCTGTATCTGATGCTGAGCGCGGTGCTGTTCGTGATGGGCACGCTGGGTGTGCTCATCCGCCGCAATGCCATCGTGATCTTCATGTCGGTGGAGCTGATGCTTAACGCGGGCAATCTGGCCATGGTCGCCCTGGCCCGGCAGTGGGGCCAGGTGGACGGGCAGGTGTTTGTGTTCTTTGTAATGACGGTGGCCGCGGCGGAAGTGGCGGTGGGCCTGGCCCTGATCGTGTCCATCTTCCGCACGCGCAAGAGCATCAACATCGACGACCTGCACAACCTGAAAGGTTAA
- a CDS encoding VWA domain-containing protein, whose translation MTFTNPIALLLLALLPVIAAIGWPRAAYRRRRDALSLALRLLIVTLIVLSLAGLQLSRAADRLAVVFLVDVSDSMDAAAQAAALDYVRAAMAESPPDDRTAVILFGGDALVERPLLPGHELGPIGSRPSTLNTDLAEAIRLGLALFPADAARRMVILSDGVATVGDAPAAARLAAAAGVQIDFVPFSRQSAPEMAVTDVQVPSRLNVDEPFEVSYTITSTIDTPAVVILQAGGQTVARVPVNLRAGENRYFFRLSSGFPNPGFSDIRVQVEPEDSAADSFYQNNQLSAFAEITGPARVLLVARDSPEGQADIEHLRPALEEVGLALDTATPADLPIGLAPLSSYASVILVNVPARDLSYLRMEALRTYVRDLGGGLVVIGGDQSYGVGGYYRTPLEETLPVEMQLRDQERLPALTMLFVIDTSGSMGAVGPSGFTNVDLAKEAIIRSVDLLNPVDRVGVVGFDSRASWVVPPTSAENPAAIQEQVATLRAGGGTDILAGIRAAADYLPQDPSLLKHVILLTDGGANPAGIVPTVQQMRILYNATTTVVAIGEGYAPFLQDVAVAGQGNFHVARDVSTIPSIFTAETVLATRSYIMEEEFFPAVTGQSPILSGIQRFPPLLGYVATTAKDTAQVLLRSPQPNADPILAAWQYGLGRVVAWTSDAAARWARQWVTWEDYPRFFNQMVRWTITEGLNSNLEARVEQRGEQAVLIVDARDGVGNFLNGLLLDAGIVSPGLQAQAVQLFQVAPGRYEGVFEPGEEGAYFIRLVGQPAPGARIPADVRVAQTTGWVLTYSPEYRLPAGSQDLDLLNELANLTGGGSLAGRPEAVYAHNVRAARAALPLWPWLLGLAAILLPLDVGARRLVLTAADLRRLQAWLDARLGRPAPLREVIRAEQLDRLLAARERARSEMESGEPRPPGERILPVDERRQPTPSRPAQEETTPAAVTAATLVARRRSTRQEQGAPPAPESLPAQPPPARPPEPRPARRGTPQAYPKPPKPPEEEGTVASRLLRRKRARGYDRDEGGPPE comes from the coding sequence ATGACCTTCACCAACCCCATTGCCCTGCTGTTGCTTGCCCTGCTGCCGGTGATTGCTGCTATCGGCTGGCCGCGTGCTGCCTACCGCCGCCGCCGTGACGCACTCAGTCTGGCCCTGCGCCTGTTGATCGTGACCCTGATCGTGCTCAGCCTGGCCGGACTGCAGCTCAGCCGCGCCGCCGACCGGCTGGCCGTCGTCTTCCTGGTGGATGTCTCCGACAGCATGGACGCTGCCGCGCAGGCCGCCGCCCTCGATTACGTCCGGGCAGCCATGGCCGAAAGCCCGCCCGACGACCGGACAGCTGTGATCCTCTTTGGCGGAGACGCCCTGGTAGAGCGCCCGCTGCTGCCGGGCCACGAACTGGGGCCGATCGGTTCCCGCCCCAGCACGCTCAACACTGACCTGGCAGAAGCCATCCGGCTGGGGCTGGCCCTCTTCCCGGCGGATGCGGCCCGGCGGATGGTGATTCTCAGCGATGGCGTGGCTACGGTAGGCGACGCCCCGGCAGCTGCCCGCCTGGCCGCCGCCGCCGGTGTGCAGATCGACTTTGTGCCCTTCAGCCGGCAGTCCGCGCCGGAGATGGCGGTCACTGATGTGCAGGTCCCTTCGCGGCTTAATGTTGATGAGCCGTTCGAGGTCAGTTACACCATCACCAGCACGATCGACACCCCCGCTGTGGTCATCCTGCAGGCTGGCGGCCAGACGGTTGCCCGCGTGCCGGTCAACCTGCGGGCCGGGGAAAACCGCTACTTCTTCCGCCTCAGTTCTGGCTTCCCCAACCCTGGCTTCAGCGATATCCGTGTGCAGGTGGAGCCGGAAGATTCCGCCGCTGACAGCTTCTACCAGAACAACCAGCTTTCCGCCTTCGCTGAGATCACCGGCCCGGCGCGGGTGCTGCTGGTGGCGCGGGATAGCCCGGAAGGCCAGGCGGACATCGAGCACCTGCGTCCGGCGCTGGAGGAAGTCGGGCTGGCCCTGGATACCGCCACGCCCGCTGACTTGCCGATCGGTCTGGCCCCACTGAGCAGTTACGCCAGCGTGATCCTGGTCAACGTCCCGGCGCGGGACCTTTCCTACCTGCGCATGGAAGCCCTGCGCACGTATGTGCGCGATCTGGGCGGCGGGTTGGTGGTCATCGGCGGCGACCAGAGCTACGGCGTTGGCGGCTACTACCGCACCCCGCTGGAAGAGACCCTGCCGGTGGAGATGCAGCTCCGTGATCAGGAGCGCCTGCCGGCGCTGACCATGCTCTTTGTGATCGACACCTCCGGCTCAATGGGGGCGGTCGGGCCGAGTGGCTTCACCAACGTTGACCTGGCTAAGGAGGCGATCATCCGCTCGGTTGACCTGCTCAACCCGGTGGATCGCGTCGGCGTTGTTGGCTTCGACAGCCGGGCGTCCTGGGTTGTCCCGCCCACCTCCGCAGAGAATCCAGCAGCCATCCAGGAGCAGGTCGCCACCCTGCGCGCCGGGGGCGGGACGGACATCCTGGCTGGCATCCGCGCCGCCGCCGACTACCTGCCGCAGGACCCCTCCCTGCTCAAGCATGTCATCCTGCTGACTGATGGCGGTGCCAACCCGGCCGGCATTGTCCCCACCGTGCAGCAGATGCGCATCCTGTATAATGCCACGACCACAGTAGTCGCTATCGGCGAAGGCTACGCGCCTTTCCTGCAGGACGTGGCCGTAGCCGGGCAGGGTAATTTCCATGTGGCCCGCGATGTCAGCACAATCCCTTCGATCTTCACCGCAGAGACAGTACTGGCGACCCGCTCCTATATCATGGAGGAAGAGTTCTTCCCGGCGGTGACCGGCCAAAGCCCGATCCTGAGCGGCATCCAGCGCTTCCCGCCGCTGCTGGGTTACGTGGCGACGACCGCCAAAGATACCGCCCAGGTGCTGCTGCGCAGCCCGCAGCCCAACGCCGATCCGATTCTGGCGGCGTGGCAGTACGGGCTGGGTCGTGTCGTCGCCTGGACCAGCGATGCCGCCGCCCGCTGGGCGCGCCAGTGGGTCACCTGGGAGGATTACCCGCGCTTCTTCAACCAGATGGTGCGCTGGACCATCACCGAAGGGCTGAACAGCAACCTGGAGGCGCGCGTGGAGCAGCGCGGGGAACAGGCCGTGTTGATCGTGGATGCCCGCGACGGCGTGGGGAACTTCCTCAACGGCCTGCTGCTGGACGCCGGGATCGTCAGCCCTGGCTTGCAGGCGCAGGCTGTTCAGCTCTTTCAGGTCGCGCCGGGGCGCTACGAAGGGGTTTTTGAGCCGGGGGAGGAAGGCGCGTATTTTATCCGCCTGGTCGGGCAACCCGCGCCCGGTGCACGGATTCCCGCCGACGTGCGCGTGGCCCAGACGACCGGCTGGGTGCTGACCTATTCGCCGGAATATCGCCTGCCAGCGGGCAGCCAGGACCTCGACCTGCTCAACGAGCTGGCCAACCTGACTGGCGGCGGTTCGCTGGCCGGGCGGCCAGAAGCTGTTTACGCCCACAATGTGCGGGCCGCCCGCGCCGCGCTGCCGCTGTGGCCGTGGCTGCTGGGACTGGCGGCCATCCTGCTGCCGCTGGACGTGGGCGCTCGGCGGCTGGTGCTGACAGCCGCTGACCTGCGCCGGTTGCAGGCATGGCTGGACGCCCGGCTGGGCCGCCCGGCCCCCCTCCGGGAGGTTATCCGCGCCGAGCAGCTTGACCGCCTGCTGGCCGCCCGCGAGCGCGCTCGCAGCGAGATGGAAAGCGGCGAACCGCGTCCACCCGGCGAGCGCATTCTGCCCGTTGACGAGCGCCGCCAGCCGACTCCTTCCCGCCCCGCCCAGGAAGAGACCACTCCCGCCGCCGTGACCGCCGCAACGCTGGTCGCCCGTCGCCGCAGCACACGGCAGGAACAGGGTGCACCGCCCGCTCCGGAGTCGCTGCCTGCCCAACCACCGCCAGCAAGACCGCCGGAGCCACGCCCGGCGCGGCGCGGGACGCCTCAGGCTTACCCCAAGCCACCCAAACCGCCGGAGGAAGAAGGCACGGTGGCCTCCCGTCTGTTACGGCGCAAGCGCGCCCGCGGATACGATCGAGACGAGGGCGGCCCGCCCGAATAA
- a CDS encoding DUF4397 domain-containing protein: MLISKNAVHSAVFLVLNFMCVAFFFLTLSAPFIALVHVAVYAGAIMVLFLFVIMLLGAERVVGNSSNIYNWLPRAALVLVTIFLITVGWALASGEINTHTPPPVAPQVRVIHAAEAPPIDVYLNNQIFVEGVNFRQATDYHSLAAGTYGVTVFPAGADPATESAAILGELVLSDGDVVSMVAVGADGVFQLVRLEDNPLPPGSNLARLTILNALPDVPAIDLVDPGLPSADDTTILIASAGFAEPVETLLVDAAEARTLAVQQAGSAGDRPLATYRDLPLVEGTNNLLIAAPEQLPNGTRRIAPVHVAQATRPLFGSPDMVAEALYTDYLLPFEMVSVLLLAAMIGAVVLARRDLTQESRPRRPVVLRPLIGAPTATLATPAQEPTRPVTAPKSGD; this comes from the coding sequence ATGCTGATCAGCAAGAATGCGGTGCACAGCGCCGTCTTCCTGGTACTCAACTTCATGTGCGTGGCCTTCTTCTTCCTGACCCTCAGCGCACCGTTCATCGCCCTGGTGCACGTAGCGGTCTACGCCGGCGCGATCATGGTGCTGTTCCTCTTTGTGATCATGTTGCTCGGGGCGGAACGTGTGGTCGGGAATAGCAGCAACATCTATAACTGGTTGCCGCGGGCGGCCCTGGTGCTGGTCACAATCTTCCTGATCACGGTAGGCTGGGCGCTGGCCAGCGGCGAGATCAACACCCATACCCCTCCGCCTGTCGCGCCGCAGGTGCGCGTCATCCATGCGGCAGAAGCGCCGCCGATTGATGTTTACCTCAATAACCAGATTTTTGTGGAAGGCGTGAACTTCCGCCAGGCTACAGATTACCATTCGCTGGCAGCCGGGACCTATGGCGTAACCGTCTTCCCGGCGGGCGCCGATCCGGCCACCGAATCGGCGGCCATCCTGGGCGAGCTGGTGCTTTCTGATGGCGATGTGGTCAGCATGGTGGCGGTCGGGGCTGACGGCGTCTTTCAGCTGGTACGCCTGGAAGACAACCCCCTGCCGCCGGGTTCCAACCTGGCCCGCCTGACCATCCTTAACGCCCTGCCGGATGTCCCGGCTATCGACCTGGTTGATCCAGGGTTACCCTCCGCTGACGATACCACCATCCTGATCGCCAGCGCGGGCTTTGCCGAGCCGGTGGAAACCCTGCTGGTCGACGCGGCGGAAGCGCGTACGCTGGCAGTTCAGCAGGCCGGCAGCGCCGGGGATCGCCCGCTGGCAACCTACCGCGATCTGCCGCTGGTGGAAGGCACGAATAACCTCCTGATCGCGGCTCCGGAGCAGCTGCCGAACGGCACGCGCCGGATAGCGCCGGTGCATGTGGCTCAGGCGACCCGCCCGCTCTTTGGCAGCCCGGATATGGTTGCCGAAGCACTCTATACCGATTACCTGCTGCCCTTTGAGATGGTCTCGGTGCTGCTGCTGGCCGCCATGATCGGGGCGGTGGTGCTGGCTCGCCGCGACCTGACCCAGGAGAGCCGCCCGCGCCGCCCGGTGGTGCTGCGCCCGCTGATCGGCGCGCCGACGGCCACCCTTGCCACGCCTGCCCAGGAACCAACCCGGCCCGTTACCGCGCCGAAGTCCGGCGACTGA
- a CDS encoding NADH-quinone oxidoreductase subunit M, translating into MENTAISLTTVALFAPLVGMFVLFFIPRAREEAIRWVALGTTLVTFILTILLALAMDHANPDLQLVTFYNWVPAWGISYYVGVDGLSILLVLLTSFIMPAAILVSWDSIKDRVKLYYVFMLLLEFAMIGVFVAQDLFLFYIFWEVTLVPMYFLIGIWGAENRVYAAVKFFLYTMAGSLLMLIAILFLGNMGGTFALPELIAQVRNGTLVYPAGAEMLLFAGFAIAFAIKVPMWPLHSWLPDAHVQAPTAGSVILAGVLLKMGTYGFVRFNLPLFPQASVQAAPLIAVLAVIGIIYGAWVSYAQKDAKKLVAYSSVSHLGFVMLGIFALNAAGISGGILQMVNHGISTGGLFILVGILYERRHTKALDAFGGVWKALPLFGGLSLIIVLSSMGLPGMNGFVGEFTILLGSFGSPVLGFFFTFFAAFGVIMAAVYLLYMFQKIFMGPLDKPENEALAAQPLTWKELVALAPLIVMIFWIGLFPQMFFGMMSSSVSELVAQVGPFVQMVAGGG; encoded by the coding sequence ATGGAAAACACCGCAATCTCGCTCACAACCGTGGCTCTGTTCGCGCCGCTGGTAGGGATGTTCGTGCTGTTCTTCATCCCCAGGGCGCGCGAGGAAGCTATCCGCTGGGTAGCGCTGGGCACAACGCTGGTCACCTTCATCCTGACCATCCTGCTGGCCCTGGCTATGGACCACGCCAACCCTGACCTGCAACTGGTCACATTCTACAACTGGGTCCCGGCGTGGGGCATCAGCTACTACGTCGGCGTGGACGGCCTGAGCATCCTGCTGGTACTGCTCACCAGCTTTATCATGCCCGCTGCCATCCTGGTGAGCTGGGACTCGATCAAAGACCGGGTCAAGCTGTACTACGTCTTCATGCTGCTGCTGGAATTCGCCATGATCGGCGTGTTCGTGGCCCAGGACCTCTTCCTGTTCTATATCTTCTGGGAGGTCACCCTGGTGCCGATGTACTTCCTGATCGGCATCTGGGGCGCGGAAAACCGGGTCTACGCCGCCGTCAAGTTCTTCCTGTACACGATGGCCGGCTCCCTGTTGATGCTGATCGCCATTCTGTTCCTGGGCAACATGGGCGGGACGTTCGCCCTGCCGGAGCTGATTGCGCAGGTGCGCAACGGGACACTGGTCTACCCGGCGGGCGCGGAGATGCTGCTCTTTGCTGGCTTCGCCATCGCCTTCGCCATCAAGGTCCCCATGTGGCCGCTGCACTCCTGGTTGCCGGACGCACATGTGCAGGCTCCGACGGCTGGCTCGGTCATCCTGGCCGGCGTCCTGCTGAAGATGGGCACCTACGGCTTTGTGCGCTTCAACCTGCCGCTCTTCCCGCAGGCCAGCGTACAGGCCGCGCCGCTGATCGCCGTCCTGGCCGTGATCGGGATCATCTATGGCGCGTGGGTCAGTTACGCGCAGAAGGACGCCAAGAAGCTGGTGGCCTATTCCTCGGTCAGCCACCTGGGCTTTGTCATGCTGGGCATCTTCGCCCTCAACGCGGCGGGCATCTCTGGCGGCATCCTGCAGATGGTCAACCACGGGATCAGCACGGGCGGGCTGTTTATCCTCGTCGGCATCCTCTATGAGCGCCGCCATACCAAAGCCCTGGACGCCTTCGGCGGGGTGTGGAAGGCGCTGCCGCTCTTCGGCGGGCTGAGCCTGATCATTGTCCTGAGCAGCATGGGCCTGCCAGGGATGAACGGCTTTGTTGGCGAGTTCACGATCCTGCTTGGCTCATTTGGCAGCCCGGTGCTGGGCTTCTTCTTCACGTTCTTCGCCGCGTTCGGCGTGATCATGGCCGCCGTGTACCTGCTGTACATGTTCCAGAAGATCTTCATGGGCCCGCTGGACAAGCCGGAGAACGAAGCGCTGGCTGCCCAGCCGCTGACCTGGAAGGAACTGGTGGCGCTGGCGCCGTTGATCGTCATGATCTTCTGGATCGGTCTCTTCCCGCAGATGTTCTTCGGGATGATGAGCAGCAGCGTAAGCGAGCTGGTGGCGCAGGTCGGGCCGTTCGTGCAGATGGTGGCGGGCGGGGGCTAG